One Neoarius graeffei isolate fNeoGra1 chromosome 16, fNeoGra1.pri, whole genome shotgun sequence DNA segment encodes these proteins:
- the sytl1 gene encoding synaptotagmin-like protein 1 isoform X1, translated as MEEETLLDLGHLTEAEQTAILNVLLKDNELHSSDESRISKLKQVESDPVRLYFLTGAWFSELRAERYQNRGTDFVQTSIRRKKRDKAVMSVFKEQKEQNSTERQEETTKVNAADLEDGEIIEKETKIKEEEKESPSVSVAPEPRPRTKLSAKREDVSEVESREITEGSVADSEALEDRSLQDTTSSLQADSDGDIDSGSTELDYTRFGSINNFHSNHTRNKEMKRVCFIHPSIHPSIHPSTIDTVYPSGSQGKLEPIPADFQREISGSMMSLYSVGDFGSVPVTGQIQFSLQYDSRKEELHVRVGRCQDLAPARNNRSDPYVKLYLLPDNSSHSKRKTSVKRKTLNPVYDETLKYKVRKSDLLARVLSVSVWHMARVRRNLFLGEVEVQLSQYDWSQSKLTWYPLQPRVQMNPEAVLRRGTIILTLKFITPGSEGGGFPLTGELHIWLKEIVGLLPPKRGTPSISVKSVVLPDESGVSGQQTRVVHGSVSPVFNHTMVYDGLQSVDLTQACAEITVWNSSSYLGGVRLSTGSGVSYGQMVCWMDSTEEEISVWNTVIQNPNSWVEVALPIRTNLQLC; from the exons ATGGAGGAGGAAACTCTCTTGGATTTGGGCCATCTGACTGAAGCGGAACAAACCGccattttaaatgtgttgctgaagGATAATGAATTACACAGCTCAGATGAGAGCCGGATCAG caaaCTCAAACAAGTGGAGTCAGACCCTGTGCGCCTTTACTTCCTCACAGGCGCATGGTTCAGTGAGCTACGAGCCGAGCGCTATCAGAATCGAGGGACTGATTTTGTCCAAACCTCAATACGCCGCAAAAAGAGGGACAAAG CTGTGATGTCAGTGTTTAAAGAACAGAAAGAACAAAATTCAACCGAAAGGCAGGAAGAAACCACAAAAGTGAATGCTGCAGACCTGGAAGATGGAGAAATaatagaaaaagaaacaaaaataaagGAGGAGGAAAAAGAAAG TCCCAGTGTCAGTGTGGCCCCTGAACCACGACCAAGGACCAAACTAAGCGCAAAG AGAGAAGATGTTTCAGAAGTTGAGTCAAGGGAGATTACTGAAG GAAGTGTTGCAGATTCAGAGGCTTTAGAGGACAGATCACTGCAGGACACAACCTCGTCACTACAG GCTGATTCTGATGGTGATATTGATTCTGGCAGCACTGAACTGGACTACACTAGATTTGGCTCAATTAACAACTTTCACTCTAATCATACG AGGAATAAAGAAATGAAGAGGGTgtgcttcatccatccatccatccatccatccatccatccatccactatcgaTACTGTTTATCCATCAGGATCGCAGGGGaaactggaaccaatcccagctgactttcagcgagag ATAAGTGGCAGTATGATGAGCCTATACAGTGTTGGGGATTTTGGAAGTGTTCCTGTGACTGGCCAAATCCAGTTCTCTCTGCAGTACGACTCTAGGAAAGAGGAGCTTCATGTACGAGTGGGTCGTTGTCAGGACCTGGCTCCAGCGCGTAACAACCGATCTGATCC GTATGTGAAATTGTACCTCCTTCCAGATAACTCATCTCACAGTAAAAGGAAAACTTCAGTAAAGAGGAAAACCCTAAATCCTGTATATGATGAAACACTCAAG TATAAAGTACGTAAATCAGACCTGCTGGCTCGCGTCCTCAGTGTTTCAGTGTGGCATATGGCACGTGTGCGGAGGAACCTGTTCTTGGGGGAGGTGGAGGTACAGCTAAGCCAGTATGATTGGAGTCAGAGTAAACTGACCTGGTACCCCCTTCAGCCCAGG GTACAAATGAATCCTGAAGCTGTGCTCAGAAGGGGAACCATCATACTAACACTTAAATTCATAACACCTGGCTCTGAAG GAGGAGGGTTCCCTCTCACTGGTGAGCTACATATTTGGCTGAAGGAGATTGTTGGACTCCTTCCTCCAAAACGTGGCACTCCAAGCATCTCTGtaaaaag tgTGGTTTTGCCAGATGAGAGTGGTGTTAGTGGTCAGCAGACACGGGTTGTCCATGGCTCAGTCAGTCCTGTGTTCAACCATACTATGGTGTACGATGGTCTGCAATCTGTTGACCTCACACAGGCCTGTGCTGAAATTACTGTGTGGAACTCTTCAAGCTATCTTGGAGGCGTGCGTCTCAGCACAGGCTCAG GTGTAAGCTATGGTCAGATGGTTTGCTGGATGGACTCCACTGAAGAAGAAATCAGTGTGTGGAATACAGTAATCCAGAACCCCAACAGCTGGGTGGAAGTCGCTCTGCCAATCAGAACCAATCTCCAGCTGTGCTGA
- the sytl1 gene encoding synaptotagmin-like protein 1 isoform X2 → MEEETLLDLGHLTEAEQTAILNVLLKDNELHSSDESRISKLKQVESDPVRLYFLTGAWFSELRAERYQNRGTDFVQTSIRRKKRDKAVMSVFKEQKEQNSTERQEETTKVNAADLEDGEIIEKETKIKEEEKESPSVSVAPEPRPRTKLSAKREDVSEVESREITEGSVADSEALEDRSLQDTTSSLQADSDGDIDSGSTELDYTRFGSINNFHSNHTISGSMMSLYSVGDFGSVPVTGQIQFSLQYDSRKEELHVRVGRCQDLAPARNNRSDPYVKLYLLPDNSSHSKRKTSVKRKTLNPVYDETLKYKVRKSDLLARVLSVSVWHMARVRRNLFLGEVEVQLSQYDWSQSKLTWYPLQPRVQMNPEAVLRRGTIILTLKFITPGSEGGGFPLTGELHIWLKEIVGLLPPKRGTPSISVKSVVLPDESGVSGQQTRVVHGSVSPVFNHTMVYDGLQSVDLTQACAEITVWNSSSYLGGVRLSTGSGVSYGQMVCWMDSTEEEISVWNTVIQNPNSWVEVALPIRTNLQLC, encoded by the exons ATGGAGGAGGAAACTCTCTTGGATTTGGGCCATCTGACTGAAGCGGAACAAACCGccattttaaatgtgttgctgaagGATAATGAATTACACAGCTCAGATGAGAGCCGGATCAG caaaCTCAAACAAGTGGAGTCAGACCCTGTGCGCCTTTACTTCCTCACAGGCGCATGGTTCAGTGAGCTACGAGCCGAGCGCTATCAGAATCGAGGGACTGATTTTGTCCAAACCTCAATACGCCGCAAAAAGAGGGACAAAG CTGTGATGTCAGTGTTTAAAGAACAGAAAGAACAAAATTCAACCGAAAGGCAGGAAGAAACCACAAAAGTGAATGCTGCAGACCTGGAAGATGGAGAAATaatagaaaaagaaacaaaaataaagGAGGAGGAAAAAGAAAG TCCCAGTGTCAGTGTGGCCCCTGAACCACGACCAAGGACCAAACTAAGCGCAAAG AGAGAAGATGTTTCAGAAGTTGAGTCAAGGGAGATTACTGAAG GAAGTGTTGCAGATTCAGAGGCTTTAGAGGACAGATCACTGCAGGACACAACCTCGTCACTACAG GCTGATTCTGATGGTGATATTGATTCTGGCAGCACTGAACTGGACTACACTAGATTTGGCTCAATTAACAACTTTCACTCTAATCATACG ATAAGTGGCAGTATGATGAGCCTATACAGTGTTGGGGATTTTGGAAGTGTTCCTGTGACTGGCCAAATCCAGTTCTCTCTGCAGTACGACTCTAGGAAAGAGGAGCTTCATGTACGAGTGGGTCGTTGTCAGGACCTGGCTCCAGCGCGTAACAACCGATCTGATCC GTATGTGAAATTGTACCTCCTTCCAGATAACTCATCTCACAGTAAAAGGAAAACTTCAGTAAAGAGGAAAACCCTAAATCCTGTATATGATGAAACACTCAAG TATAAAGTACGTAAATCAGACCTGCTGGCTCGCGTCCTCAGTGTTTCAGTGTGGCATATGGCACGTGTGCGGAGGAACCTGTTCTTGGGGGAGGTGGAGGTACAGCTAAGCCAGTATGATTGGAGTCAGAGTAAACTGACCTGGTACCCCCTTCAGCCCAGG GTACAAATGAATCCTGAAGCTGTGCTCAGAAGGGGAACCATCATACTAACACTTAAATTCATAACACCTGGCTCTGAAG GAGGAGGGTTCCCTCTCACTGGTGAGCTACATATTTGGCTGAAGGAGATTGTTGGACTCCTTCCTCCAAAACGTGGCACTCCAAGCATCTCTGtaaaaag tgTGGTTTTGCCAGATGAGAGTGGTGTTAGTGGTCAGCAGACACGGGTTGTCCATGGCTCAGTCAGTCCTGTGTTCAACCATACTATGGTGTACGATGGTCTGCAATCTGTTGACCTCACACAGGCCTGTGCTGAAATTACTGTGTGGAACTCTTCAAGCTATCTTGGAGGCGTGCGTCTCAGCACAGGCTCAG GTGTAAGCTATGGTCAGATGGTTTGCTGGATGGACTCCACTGAAGAAGAAATCAGTGTGTGGAATACAGTAATCCAGAACCCCAACAGCTGGGTGGAAGTCGCTCTGCCAATCAGAACCAATCTCCAGCTGTGCTGA
- the sytl1 gene encoding synaptotagmin-like protein 1 isoform X3, protein MNYTAQMRAGSANSNKWSQTLCAFTSSQAHGSVSYEPSAIRIEGLILSKPQYAAKRGTKREDVSEVESREITEGSVADSEALEDRSLQDTTSSLQADSDGDIDSGSTELDYTRFGSINNFHSNHTRNKEMKRVCFIHPSIHPSIHPSTIDTVYPSGSQGKLEPIPADFQREISGSMMSLYSVGDFGSVPVTGQIQFSLQYDSRKEELHVRVGRCQDLAPARNNRSDPYVKLYLLPDNSSHSKRKTSVKRKTLNPVYDETLKYKVRKSDLLARVLSVSVWHMARVRRNLFLGEVEVQLSQYDWSQSKLTWYPLQPRVQMNPEAVLRRGTIILTLKFITPGSEGGGFPLTGELHIWLKEIVGLLPPKRGTPSISVKSVVLPDESGVSGQQTRVVHGSVSPVFNHTMVYDGLQSVDLTQACAEITVWNSSSYLGGVRLSTGSGVSYGQMVCWMDSTEEEISVWNTVIQNPNSWVEVALPIRTNLQLC, encoded by the exons ATGAATTACACAGCTCAGATGAGAGCCGGATCAG caaaCTCAAACAAGTGGAGTCAGACCCTGTGCGCCTTTACTTCCTCACAGGCGCATGGTTCAGTGAGCTACGAGCCGAGCGCTATCAGAATCGAGGGACTGATTTTGTCCAAACCTCAATACGCCGCAAAAAGAGGGACAAAG AGAGAAGATGTTTCAGAAGTTGAGTCAAGGGAGATTACTGAAG GAAGTGTTGCAGATTCAGAGGCTTTAGAGGACAGATCACTGCAGGACACAACCTCGTCACTACAG GCTGATTCTGATGGTGATATTGATTCTGGCAGCACTGAACTGGACTACACTAGATTTGGCTCAATTAACAACTTTCACTCTAATCATACG AGGAATAAAGAAATGAAGAGGGTgtgcttcatccatccatccatccatccatccatccatccatccactatcgaTACTGTTTATCCATCAGGATCGCAGGGGaaactggaaccaatcccagctgactttcagcgagag ATAAGTGGCAGTATGATGAGCCTATACAGTGTTGGGGATTTTGGAAGTGTTCCTGTGACTGGCCAAATCCAGTTCTCTCTGCAGTACGACTCTAGGAAAGAGGAGCTTCATGTACGAGTGGGTCGTTGTCAGGACCTGGCTCCAGCGCGTAACAACCGATCTGATCC GTATGTGAAATTGTACCTCCTTCCAGATAACTCATCTCACAGTAAAAGGAAAACTTCAGTAAAGAGGAAAACCCTAAATCCTGTATATGATGAAACACTCAAG TATAAAGTACGTAAATCAGACCTGCTGGCTCGCGTCCTCAGTGTTTCAGTGTGGCATATGGCACGTGTGCGGAGGAACCTGTTCTTGGGGGAGGTGGAGGTACAGCTAAGCCAGTATGATTGGAGTCAGAGTAAACTGACCTGGTACCCCCTTCAGCCCAGG GTACAAATGAATCCTGAAGCTGTGCTCAGAAGGGGAACCATCATACTAACACTTAAATTCATAACACCTGGCTCTGAAG GAGGAGGGTTCCCTCTCACTGGTGAGCTACATATTTGGCTGAAGGAGATTGTTGGACTCCTTCCTCCAAAACGTGGCACTCCAAGCATCTCTGtaaaaag tgTGGTTTTGCCAGATGAGAGTGGTGTTAGTGGTCAGCAGACACGGGTTGTCCATGGCTCAGTCAGTCCTGTGTTCAACCATACTATGGTGTACGATGGTCTGCAATCTGTTGACCTCACACAGGCCTGTGCTGAAATTACTGTGTGGAACTCTTCAAGCTATCTTGGAGGCGTGCGTCTCAGCACAGGCTCAG GTGTAAGCTATGGTCAGATGGTTTGCTGGATGGACTCCACTGAAGAAGAAATCAGTGTGTGGAATACAGTAATCCAGAACCCCAACAGCTGGGTGGAAGTCGCTCTGCCAATCAGAACCAATCTCCAGCTGTGCTGA